A window of Methanomassiliicoccales archaeon contains these coding sequences:
- the artF gene encoding archaeosortase family protein ArtF — protein MKLSREKKNVLILVVYLTVFPIVTLLIGSVIGKPLTKIEASNINFLLKAFGIENYLIGNQIYIPADRMSFEITWQCSGVFSMTLYTLIYLLLPGLKRKPIEWMFGVSTIYIVNILRVFFSIYLYHRVGEGVFNLFHYTIGPILLFLLVVLLVAHAFLLGLKSSGESHKF, from the coding sequence ATGAAGCTGTCCAGGGAGAAGAAAAACGTTCTGATACTGGTGGTGTATCTCACGGTGTTTCCGATAGTAACTTTGCTGATTGGCTCCGTGATCGGTAAGCCCCTCACGAAGATTGAGGCTTCAAACATAAATTTCCTGCTGAAAGCCTTTGGGATAGAGAACTATCTCATTGGCAACCAGATTTACATTCCCGCTGACAGGATGTCCTTTGAGATAACTTGGCAGTGTAGTGGAGTGTTTAGTATGACCCTCTACACGCTTATCTACCTTCTCCTTCCGGGGCTTAAGAGGAAACCCATAGAATGGATGTTTGGCGTTTCCACAATATACATTGTGAACATCCTCCGCGTGTTCTTTTCCATATACTTGTATCACAGAGTTGGAGAAGGAGTTTTCAATTTATTTCACTATACCATAGGCCCCATACTTCTGTTCCTCCTTGTGGTTCTTCTCGTAGCCCATGCATTCTTGCTGGGTCTGAAATCCTCGGGGGAGTCCCACAAATTTTGA
- a CDS encoding helix-turn-helix domain-containing protein: MVRVSQVFVLIAVVLFTLLPLVAAFSVVYISSDQGDIPLYHAVSNRTGIVLSDKPSGDLVVALDINYAFLNDSNRNLPVELIGEAKRGKTVIIGLNTVRAVEKINPAILELTGVRLNYTSMGIITIKPNDILKFKEFGYDSDRYGLVLVKAKNSKVPLESEGIAIVTEVPLGRGKLVIVGINPAAYFLDTRNPAVPEFVVALIRYYSHAGPSKAVLVGSAIGAVALAGYVAISNNPQVQKFREWIKSIPVIVVGRFLTPPEDVLKNPTRRGIYEYIKAKGYSTLTDVVSTFGISRTNAKWHLRVLTRAKLLEEVSVGNTLVFYPIGKKEEAIKLFILENETRGRIYTLLKERPRGVSELASLLGLSKSTVHHNLSIMEEYGLIRKREDGSYEAVQGEEKRSDTGGVSHGVSDSNFADWLRDR, from the coding sequence ATGGTGAGAGTTTCACAGGTATTCGTGCTTATTGCAGTCGTCCTCTTCACCCTTTTACCGCTGGTTGCGGCATTCTCAGTGGTTTACATTTCTTCCGATCAGGGTGATATCCCGCTCTACCACGCCGTTTCAAATCGTACCGGGATTGTGCTGAGTGATAAGCCATCTGGAGACCTGGTAGTTGCTCTTGATATAAACTACGCTTTCCTGAACGATAGCAATAGGAACCTTCCAGTTGAACTTATAGGAGAGGCAAAACGGGGGAAGACGGTTATAATCGGACTGAATACAGTAAGGGCAGTTGAAAAAATAAACCCCGCCATTTTAGAGCTCACTGGAGTGAGATTAAACTACACTAGTATGGGGATAATTACAATAAAACCCAACGACATCCTGAAGTTTAAGGAGTTCGGGTACGACTCCGACAGGTACGGGCTCGTCCTTGTAAAGGCAAAGAACTCAAAGGTTCCCCTTGAATCAGAAGGAATTGCAATAGTGACGGAGGTTCCCCTGGGAAGGGGAAAGCTGGTGATAGTGGGCATTAATCCAGCGGCCTACTTCCTAGACACCCGCAATCCCGCCGTGCCGGAATTTGTTGTCGCACTTATAAGGTACTACTCACACGCGGGTCCGTCTAAGGCAGTTCTGGTTGGCAGTGCAATTGGGGCGGTGGCGTTGGCTGGATATGTGGCGATTTCGAACAATCCCCAGGTACAAAAGTTCCGGGAGTGGATTAAGTCCATCCCTGTGATCGTTGTTGGCCGCTTCCTCACACCCCCTGAGGACGTTTTGAAGAATCCTACGAGAAGAGGGATATACGAATATATAAAGGCAAAAGGTTATTCAACTCTTACCGATGTGGTTTCCACGTTCGGTATATCAAGAACCAATGCAAAATGGCACCTGCGTGTCCTCACGAGGGCAAAGCTCCTTGAAGAAGTCTCTGTGGGCAACACCCTTGTCTTTTATCCAATTGGGAAGAAGGAGGAGGCGATTAAACTTTTTATCCTTGAGAACGAGACGCGGGGAAGGATTTATACTCTCCTCAAAGAAAGACCGAGGGGAGTAAGTGAACTTGCCAGTCTGCTTGGCTTAAGCAAGTCCACAGTTCATCACAACCTTTCCATAATGGAGGAATACGGCCTCATAAGGAAACGGGAGGATGGAAGTTATGAAGCTGTCCAGGGAGAAGAAAAACGTTCTGATACTGGTGGTGTATCTCACGGTGTTTCCGATAGTAACTTTGCTGATTGGCTCCGTGATCGGTAA